Below is a genomic region from bacterium.
TTCTACATAGACGAGGAGACGAACACGGTCCTCGGCGCGGTGGCCAGGTCCGAGGAAGTGGACTACTTCGGCTACTGCAAGAAGATGGCGCTGACGCTGCACAATGTCATCATGATGCGGCGCGGGCGGCTGCCGGTGCATGGCGCCATGTGCCATGTGGGCTTGCGGCAGGGCCGGAAGTTCAATGTCGTCATCGTGGGCGACAGCGGCGCCGGGAAGTCCGAGACGCTGGAGGCCTTCCGGGAGCTGGCCGACGAGTACCTGTCGGACATGACCACGATCTTCGACGACATGGGGTCGCTGCAGCTCTCGCCGGCGGGGCTGCTGGGCTATGGGACCGAGATCGGGGCCTTCGTGCGGCTGGATGACCTATCGCCCGGCTACGCCTTCGGCCATTTCGACCGCAGCATCTTCATGAACCCCGACCGCGGCAACGCCCGGGTCGTCGTGCCGCTGACCGATTACCGCGAGGTCATCGCGGGCTATCCGGTGGACCTGCTGCTGTATGCGAACAACTACGAGCACGTGACCGAGGACGCGCCGGTCGTGGACTTCTTCACCACGCCCGAGGCCGCGCTGGAGGTCTTCCGCTCCGGCTACCGGGCCGCCAAGGGGACGACCGACGAACGGGGGCTGGTGCGCACCTACTTCGCCAACCCCTTCGGCGCGGACCAGTTGCGCGACCTGCACGAGCCGCTGGCGCGGCAGTACTTCGAGGGCGCCTTCGAGCGCGGGGTGCGCGTCGGGCAGATCCGCACGCGGCTGGGCATCGAGGGCTGGGAGCGCGAGGGGCCCCTGGAAGCCGCGAAGGCGCTCTTCAAGCTGGTGTTGGGGGAAGAGTAGCAGACAGCGGGGACAGACCCCTGTGGGGTCAGCCCCCTTGTGACGTACCGGGCAGACACCGGGCCATGTGAAGGAGGCTTCCATGGCCCTGCGGGAGAGCAGTGGCTGACTGGCCGGATTCGGCGGGGTACGAGCCCCCTGAGACCGCTTGCGGTCTCCAAACCCTACAGACATCCGACCTGAGGAGGACGTATATGACTGGCAACACCTATGGCCGCGTATTCCGCATCACCGCCTGCGGCGAGTCGTACGGCGGCGGGCTGGCGGTGATCTGCGACGGCGTACCCGCGGGCATGATGCTATCGCGCGAGGAGATCCAGGCCGAGCTGGACCGCCGCCGCCCCGGCACCAGCCCCATTGACTCGCCGCGCCTGGAGACCGACCAGTGCGAGGTCTTCTCCGGCGTCTTCGAGGGCAAGACGACCGGCGCCCCGGTGGGCATCTTCATCCGCAACGTGGACACCGAGGTCGAGCACATCGAGCAGTACCGGCGGGTCAAGGACATCGTCCGCCCCGGCCATGCCGAGTACACCTATCGCTTCAAGTACGACGAACACGCCGACTGGTGTGGGGCCGGGCGGGCCAGCGGGCGCGAGACGGCTGTCCGCGTCGCCGCCGGAGCGTTGGCCAAGAAGATCCTGGCGCGCGACGGCATCGAGGTCGTGGGCTATGTCAAGGAGCTGCACGGCATCACGTCCCGGTCGCTGTCCTTCGCGGAAATCCGCGACAACCGCGAGAAGACCGAGATTCGCTGCCCGGACCTGGAAGCCGCCGAGCAGATGATCCAGCGCGCGCTGGACGTCAAGGCGGAGGGCGACACCGTGGGCGGGGTCATCGAGATCATCGCCCGCAACGTGCCGCCCGGCCTGGGCGAGCCCGTGTTCGACAAGCTGGAGGCGAACATCGGCAAGGGGCTGCTGAGCATCCCGGCCGTCAAAGGCGTCGAGTTCGGCACCGGCTTCGAGCTGGCGCGGCTGAAGGGCTCGGAAGCCAACGACATCCCCTACCTGGACGGCGATGTGATCCGCTTCCGCACGAACCACTCCGGGGGCATTGACGGCGGCATCAGCAACGGCGAGGACATCGTGGTGCGCATGGTCGTCAAGCCGACCTCCACGGTCTCGATTGACCAGGACTCGGTCAACATGGCGACTCTGCAGCCGGCGCCATTCGCCGCGACCACCCGGCGCGATGCGCAGATCTGCGGCCGCGCCGTACCGGTAGGCGAGGCCATGGTCGCGATCACGCTGCTGGATCACCTGATGCTGTGGGAAGGCTACGACGCGGTCAGCAAGGTGGAGCACAAGCTGCCCTGGCGGCCCCGGGCGTAGACACACGCGCGGCAAGCACCAACCATGAGCGGGAGGGCGCCATCGGCCCCCTCCCGCTTTTCGTTCGTGCCGACCTGTCAGTCGGCGCCGACCTCGGCCAGCGCCGCGAAGGCCCACTGCTCCAGGCCGCGGCACTGCGCCAGCAGTTCGCGCTGCGCCTGCCGATCCGCCGGGGTCCAGTCCTTGGCCTGCGCCGCCCCTCCCCACCACATGAGGTAGCGCGTGTGCTGCTGGGCGAACCGGTCCAGCAGCCCGGCCTCCTGCTGGAAGAGGCGGTGCGCGGCGGCGTAGTCGGCCTTCGCGGTGGGGGCAACGAGATCGGCGTGGGCCGCCAGGAAATCCGCCGCCGCCCGGCGCGCGTCCGCCAGGTGCATGAGCGACCACCAGTTCACCAGGAAGAGCAACTGGCGCTCCTCGTCGCTGCACTGGTCCGCTTCCGCCAGCGCCCGCTCCCAGGCCGCGAGGGCCTCGAGGCCGTAGCGGAAGTGGTCCTGGGGCGCGCGGCGAGCATTGCTCACGGCCAGCTTGAGGCTGTCCATGAGCACCTGCGCGGGGGGCGGCTCGGGGCCGAGGCCGGCCAGGAAGATGATCGGGCCGCAGAGCCCGGCATCATTCTCCGGAACGCGCAGTTCAGCCACCTGCGGGTGCTGCATGTCCCGCAGAAACAGGTTCATGCTGTGGATGTTGTAGCCGTAGACCGTGGCCAGGTCCGTGTTGCGCATGGCCACCACCGGTAGGCCGTCGTTGATCGAGACGACGACATCGGTGATGACCCGGCGACGCGCGAGGGAGTTCACGTCGGCCGGCAGCTCGTCGCGGCGGAACTGCCAGCCGGTCGCCCGAGAGAGCGCCGC
It encodes:
- the aroC gene encoding chorismate synthase translates to MTGNTYGRVFRITACGESYGGGLAVICDGVPAGMMLSREEIQAELDRRRPGTSPIDSPRLETDQCEVFSGVFEGKTTGAPVGIFIRNVDTEVEHIEQYRRVKDIVRPGHAEYTYRFKYDEHADWCGAGRASGRETAVRVAAGALAKKILARDGIEVVGYVKELHGITSRSLSFAEIRDNREKTEIRCPDLEAAEQMIQRALDVKAEGDTVGGVIEIIARNVPPGLGEPVFDKLEANIGKGLLSIPAVKGVEFGTGFELARLKGSEANDIPYLDGDVIRFRTNHSGGIDGGISNGEDIVVRMVVKPTSTVSIDQDSVNMATLQPAPFAATTRRDAQICGRAVPVGEAMVAITLLDHLMLWEGYDAVSKVEHKLPWRPRA